A window of the Clupea harengus chromosome 8, Ch_v2.0.2, whole genome shotgun sequence genome harbors these coding sequences:
- the eva1c gene encoding protein eva-1 homolog C isoform X1: MPTMVHVSSHRCHWCLLKIMYGILLLWAEDMNALSDFSKYLTKIITSQSAYGCDGEMLRLQCPRHSTVSILSAHYGLAEVRFCPSLFHTALLGKHLNHSCSASTALQKLLSECQGHRDCDLLVNHHVFGRDPCPGGSKYLHVTYKCKPTEHKRKVGCEGESITLHCKLSRVLIIYSAVYGRQMEDKDVCSSHYDPPFECLYFGAAHTVLKKCNGKQRCLITINDQTFRNPCPPRSTKHLTILYSCVPQVLMKEVEPNIFNPTLVPQHTNDRGVIPNVKGSKLPENHRIIVSNSLVIYGYIKEHQDKAALFFISSVCVGLLILLLAVSLRLSCHMEHTWGGAHLKKRLLSRTEETSEEEEEEDDEEDDEVGDEGSMTVMDSSLLSVGDRKPLQCWEEVTYTTEAAELMERIERRELVIQEIWMNSYLNGTSCGHP; the protein is encoded by the exons ATGCCCACCATGGTCCACGTCAGTTCCCACAGATGTCATTGGTGCCTTCTTAAAATAATGTACGGAATCCTTCTGCTGTGGGCGGAAGACATGAACGCACTGTCAGATTTCTCAA AATACTTGACAAAAATAATAACTAGCCAGTCTGCATATGGCTGTGATGGAGAGATGTTGCGACTTCAGTGCCCAAGACACTCAACAGTATCAATTCTCTCAGCGCATTATGGGTTGGCAGAAGTACGATTCTGCCCAAGTCTTTTTCATACTGCACTACTGGGCAAACATCTGAACCATTCCTGCTCAGCTTCAACTGCCTTACAG AAGCTACTTTCGGAATGCCAAGGCCATAGAGATTGTGATCTCCTGGTTAATCATCATGTATTTGGGCGTGACCCTTGCCCTGGGGGGTCCAAGTATCTTCATGTTACCTACAAGTGCAAACCAA CGGAGCACAAGAGAAAGGTGGGCTGCGAGGGAGAGAGCATCACACTGCACTGTAAGCTTTCACGGGTGTTGATCATTTACTCAGCAGTGTATGGCCGACAGATGGAAGACAAAGATGTTTGCAGCTCACACTATGACCCTCCGTTTG AGTGTCTATACTTTGGGGCTGCGCACACAGTGTTGAAGAAATGTAACGGCAAGCAGAGGTGCTTAATCACCATCAATGACCAAACTTTCCGAAATCCATGTCCCCCAAGATCAACAAAACATCTCACAATACTCTACTCATGTG TACCTCAGGTATTAATGAAAGAGGTGGAACCAAATATTTTCAACCCAACCTTGGTACCACAGCATACCAATGACAGGG GTGTAATACCTAATGTCAAGGGGTCCAAGCTGCCAGAAAACCATAGGATTATAGTGAGCAATTCACTGGTGATATATGGTTACATAAAAG AACATCAGGACAAAGCCGCCCTCTTCTTcatctccagtgtgtgtgtgggcctgctcATTCTGCTCTTAGCCGTGTCTCTCAGACTCTCCTGCCACATGGagcacacctggggaggtgcgCACCTGAAAAAGAGGCTGCTTAGCAGGACAGAGGAGAcaagtgaggaagaggaagaagaggacgaTGAAGAGGACGATGAGGTTGGTGATGAGGGATCAATGACTGTGATGGACAGTTCTTTGCTGTCAGTAGGCGACAGGAAGCCACTGCAGTGCTGGGAGGAAGTGACATACACCACTGAGGCTGCTGAGCTCATGGAGAGGATTGAGCGCCGGGAGCTTGTGATTCAGGAAATCTGGATGAACTCATACCTGAATGGCACTTCATGTGGACACCCCTGA
- the cfap298 gene encoding cilia- and flagella-associated protein 298, whose protein sequence is MVQLHVKRGDESQFHFSTTVDISLETLIEEVTAIHNGRLKVDRICSEVPELAEHGITLPPNMQGLTDDQIVDLKLHDEWEDTCIPSGGAEFKKDEIGRRNGHAPNEKMKDVLMKTLEEARALISKKQVQANVCVTMGMVKEALDLLRGAVMIVYPMGLPPHDPIRMELEDKEDLAGTQASLQVMPAEEAQLWWAAKEMQRGKKLQDYVGKNEKTKIVVKLQKRGQGAPAREPLITEEQQKQMMLHYHRRQEELKKLDDADDDTHLQSQWSDRQALKKQFQGLTNIKWGPR, encoded by the exons ATGGTCCAGTTACACGTGAAACGAGGAGACGAGAGTCAGTTTCATTTCAGCACGACTGTCGACATCTCACTGGAAACTCTGATTGAAGAAGTCACAGCCATCCACAATGGGAGATTGAAAGTGGACAGGATTTGCTCAG aagtaCCAGAGCTGGCAGAACATGGCATAACACTACCCCCAAATATGCAAGGCCTCACTGATGACCAAATAGTAGATTTGAAACTTCATGATGAATGGGAGGATACGTGCATACCTAGTGGTGGTGCAGAATTTAAAAAGGATGAAATTGGACGCAGAAATGGACACG CTccaaatgaaaaaatgaaagacgTTTTGATGAAGACATTGGAAGAGGCCAGAGCTTTAATCTCGAAG AAACAGGTCcaggcaaatgtgtgtgttactatggGGATGGTGAAGGAGGCTTTGGATCTCCTCAGGGGTGCAGTTATGATCGTTTACCCCATGGGCCTTCCTCCACATGACCCAATCAGAATGGAGCTGGAGGACAAGGAAGATCTAGCTGGCACACAG GCGTCTCTGCAGGTGATGCCAGCTGAAGAGGCCCAGCTCTGGTGGGCAGCAAAAGAAATGCAGCGCGGCAAGAAGCTGCAGGACTATGTTGGCAAAAACGAGAAGACTAAGATTGTGGTCAAACTACAAAAG AGGGGCCAGGGGGCGCCAGCGAGGGAACCACTGATCACGgaggagcagcagaagcagaTGATGTTGCACTACcacaggagacaagaggagCTTAAG AAACTGGATGACGCAGACGACGACACTCATCTGCAGTCACAGTGGTCCGACAGGCAGGCCCTGAAAAAGCAGTTCCAAGGCTTAACTAACATCAAATGGGGCCCGAGGTGA
- the eva1c gene encoding protein eva-1 homolog C isoform X2 produces the protein MPTMVHVSSHRCHWCLLKIMYGILLLWAEDMNALSDFSKYLTKIITSQSAYGCDGEMLRLQCPRHSTVSILSAHYGLAEVRFCPSLFHTALLGKHLNHSCSASTALQLLSECQGHRDCDLLVNHHVFGRDPCPGGSKYLHVTYKCKPTEHKRKVGCEGESITLHCKLSRVLIIYSAVYGRQMEDKDVCSSHYDPPFECLYFGAAHTVLKKCNGKQRCLITINDQTFRNPCPPRSTKHLTILYSCVPQVLMKEVEPNIFNPTLVPQHTNDRGVIPNVKGSKLPENHRIIVSNSLVIYGYIKEHQDKAALFFISSVCVGLLILLLAVSLRLSCHMEHTWGGAHLKKRLLSRTEETSEEEEEEDDEEDDEVGDEGSMTVMDSSLLSVGDRKPLQCWEEVTYTTEAAELMERIERRELVIQEIWMNSYLNGTSCGHP, from the exons ATGCCCACCATGGTCCACGTCAGTTCCCACAGATGTCATTGGTGCCTTCTTAAAATAATGTACGGAATCCTTCTGCTGTGGGCGGAAGACATGAACGCACTGTCAGATTTCTCAA AATACTTGACAAAAATAATAACTAGCCAGTCTGCATATGGCTGTGATGGAGAGATGTTGCGACTTCAGTGCCCAAGACACTCAACAGTATCAATTCTCTCAGCGCATTATGGGTTGGCAGAAGTACGATTCTGCCCAAGTCTTTTTCATACTGCACTACTGGGCAAACATCTGAACCATTCCTGCTCAGCTTCAACTGCCTTACAG CTACTTTCGGAATGCCAAGGCCATAGAGATTGTGATCTCCTGGTTAATCATCATGTATTTGGGCGTGACCCTTGCCCTGGGGGGTCCAAGTATCTTCATGTTACCTACAAGTGCAAACCAA CGGAGCACAAGAGAAAGGTGGGCTGCGAGGGAGAGAGCATCACACTGCACTGTAAGCTTTCACGGGTGTTGATCATTTACTCAGCAGTGTATGGCCGACAGATGGAAGACAAAGATGTTTGCAGCTCACACTATGACCCTCCGTTTG AGTGTCTATACTTTGGGGCTGCGCACACAGTGTTGAAGAAATGTAACGGCAAGCAGAGGTGCTTAATCACCATCAATGACCAAACTTTCCGAAATCCATGTCCCCCAAGATCAACAAAACATCTCACAATACTCTACTCATGTG TACCTCAGGTATTAATGAAAGAGGTGGAACCAAATATTTTCAACCCAACCTTGGTACCACAGCATACCAATGACAGGG GTGTAATACCTAATGTCAAGGGGTCCAAGCTGCCAGAAAACCATAGGATTATAGTGAGCAATTCACTGGTGATATATGGTTACATAAAAG AACATCAGGACAAAGCCGCCCTCTTCTTcatctccagtgtgtgtgtgggcctgctcATTCTGCTCTTAGCCGTGTCTCTCAGACTCTCCTGCCACATGGagcacacctggggaggtgcgCACCTGAAAAAGAGGCTGCTTAGCAGGACAGAGGAGAcaagtgaggaagaggaagaagaggacgaTGAAGAGGACGATGAGGTTGGTGATGAGGGATCAATGACTGTGATGGACAGTTCTTTGCTGTCAGTAGGCGACAGGAAGCCACTGCAGTGCTGGGAGGAAGTGACATACACCACTGAGGCTGCTGAGCTCATGGAGAGGATTGAGCGCCGGGAGCTTGTGATTCAGGAAATCTGGATGAACTCATACCTGAATGGCACTTCATGTGGACACCCCTGA